In Luteipulveratus mongoliensis, the DNA window GAACATCAAGGACCTGCTCCCGCTGCTGGAGAAGGTCATGCAGTCGGGCAAGCCGCTCGCGATCATCGCCGAGGACGTCGAGGGCGAGGCCCTGTCGACCCTGGTGGTCAACAAGATCCGTGGCACCTTCAAGTCGGTGGCTCTCAAGGCTCCCGGCTTCGGTGACCGTCGCAAGGCCATGCTCGGTGACATCGCCATCCTCACCGGTGGTCAGGTCATCTCCGAGGAGGTCGGCCTGAAGCTCGACACTGCCGAGCTGGACCTGCTGGGTCGCGCTCGCAAGGTCGTCGTGACCAAGGACGAGACGACGATCGTCGAGGGTGCCGGCGAGGCCGACGCCATCTCGGGTCGGGTCGCTCAGATCCGCGCCGAGATCGAGAACAGCGACTCCGACTACGACCGCGAGAAGCTGCAGGAGCGCCTGGCCAAGCTGGCCGGTGGCGTCGCCGTCATCAAGGCGGGTGCCGCGACCGAGGTCGAGCTCAAGGAGCGCAAGCACCGCATCGAGGACGCTGTCCGCAACGCGAAGGCTGCTGTTGAGGAGGGCATCGTCGCCGGTGGTGGCGTCGCTCTGCTGCAGGCGACCGACGCTGCGTTCAAGGGTCTGAAGCTCGAGGGTGACGAGGCGACCGGCGCGAACATCGTGCGCGTGGCCGCCGAGGCTCCGCTGAAGCAGATCGCGTTCAACGCCGGCCTCGAGCCGGGCGTCGTGGTCGAGAAGGTTCGCTCGCTGAAGCCCGGCGAGGGCCTCAACGCTGCGACCGGTGACTACGTCGACATGATCAAGGACGGCATCATCGACCCGGCCAAGGTGACGCGCTCCGCGCTGCAGAACGCCGGCTCGATCGCTGCGCTGTTCCTGACGACCGAGGCCGTCATCGCCGACAAGCCCGAGAAGGCTGGGGCGGCTCCGGCCGACCCGTCGGGTGGCATGGGAGACATGGGCTTCTAAAGCCACGAACCCGTACGCGCTGGGCGGCTCTCCCTTCGGGGAGGGCCGCCCTTCGTCGTACC includes these proteins:
- the groL gene encoding chaperonin GroEL (60 kDa chaperone family; promotes refolding of misfolded polypeptides especially under stressful conditions; forms two stacked rings of heptamers to form a barrel-shaped 14mer; ends can be capped by GroES; misfolded proteins enter the barrel where they are refolded when GroES binds), encoding MAKLIAFDEEARRGLEKGMNTLADAVKVTLGPKGRNVVLEKKWGAPTITNDGVSIAKEIELEDPYEKIGAELVKEVAKKTDDVAGDGTTTATVLAQAMVKEGLRNVAAGANPMALKRGIEAAVAAVSESLLDQAKDIETKEQIAATASISAADPQIGELIAEAMDKVGKEGVITVEESQTFGLELELTEGMRFDKGYISGYFVTDTERMETVLEDPYILVVNSKISNIKDLLPLLEKVMQSGKPLAIIAEDVEGEALSTLVVNKIRGTFKSVALKAPGFGDRRKAMLGDIAILTGGQVISEEVGLKLDTAELDLLGRARKVVVTKDETTIVEGAGEADAISGRVAQIRAEIENSDSDYDREKLQERLAKLAGGVAVIKAGAATEVELKERKHRIEDAVRNAKAAVEEGIVAGGGVALLQATDAAFKGLKLEGDEATGANIVRVAAEAPLKQIAFNAGLEPGVVVEKVRSLKPGEGLNAATGDYVDMIKDGIIDPAKVTRSALQNAGSIAALFLTTEAVIADKPEKAGAAPADPSGGMGDMGF